A region of Lycium barbarum isolate Lr01 chromosome 1, ASM1917538v2, whole genome shotgun sequence DNA encodes the following proteins:
- the LOC132606985 gene encoding uncharacterized protein LOC132606985 isoform X1: protein MGGDTTSLNSPLIYSTEESSFEQKFPENPLGSPTFLSGGDCFGAKGENGEVGLGSVDLEEFVRASSNIMEEVHKKWIRNVYMDVLKSYEELQFHKDHLEEAKNKILSYTPGSRIEEVSGMKVSDYNIPKKTTLLLIGPRGSGKSSLVNKISRLFDDDPFTPERAQVSYSSNGDGTYFLQEYAIPRGSSSFCLYDTRGLSDDLSENKKMVKRWMRKGVCHGKLITRDSDDAHLKSKGRNRYCATETNVVNFLIFVVSGIQILQLMDTDDETKRQQTQAMATTFNNPLLSFKDEKPVVVLTHGDLLSLSDRTRIRMYLGQLLGIHPKKQIFDIPESDDLGTRFTILNMLCYCLEHADKNLPFKRNLPYKSPSSSKGVLKLLVSSLLIHAVLVIIFGMGMIFMNTLQAKVASVPNLHVSQSHGDIDCNATTVDSVPDLQPEELQPHVNVDCHASGVDSVRDLQPETPQSDVNVDWRTIRHLWSDE, encoded by the exons ATGGGTGGAGATACAACATCCCTTAATTCCCCTCTCATCTATTCCACTG AAGAATCATCTTTTGAACAAAAGTTCCCTGAAAATCCACTAGGCTCGCCTACTTTTCTCAG TGGTGGTGATTGTTTTGGTGCAAAAGGGGAGAATGGAGAAGTTGGACTAGGTTCTGTGGATTTGGAGGAATTCGTTCGAGCTTCTTCAAATATAATGGAGGAGGTTCATAAAAAGTGGATAAGGAATGTATATATGGATGTCCTCAAGAGCTATGAGGAACTGCAGTTCCATAAGGACCATTTGGAGGAAGCCAAAAATAAAATCTTAAG CTACACTCCTGGATCACGAATTGAGGAGGTGAGTGGCATGAAAGTGAGTGATTACAATATACCAAAAAAGACGACACTCTTGTTGATTGGTCCGAGAGGATCTGGAAAAAGCAGTCTTGTTAACAAGATTTCCAGGCTATTTGATGATGATCCTTTTACACCAGAAAGAGCTCAAGTATCAT ATTCTTCTAATGGAGATGGGACATATTTTCTCCAAGAGTATGCGATACCAAGAGGTTCAAGTTCTTTCTGTTTGTATGACACACGTGGTTTGTCGGATGATTTGAGTGAAAATAAGAAAATGGTGAAGCGCTGGATGAGAAAGGGGGTTTGTCATGGGAAGCTAATAACAAG GGATTCTGATGATGCACATCTGAAGTCTAAAGGACGAAATAGATACTGTGCCACTGAGACCAATGTTGTTAATTTTCTCATATTTGTTGTTAGTGGGATCCAAATTCTGCAATTGATGGACACTGATGATGAAACAAAGAGGCAACAAACTCAAGCTATGGCTACAACTTTCAACAACCCTCTCTTGTCATTCAAAG ATGAAAAGCCAGTTGTTGTGCTAACGCATGGTGATTTACTTTCACTTTCGGATCGTACTCGCATCCGCATGTATTTGGGACAGCTGCTGGGTATCCATccgaagaaacaaatttttgacATCCCAG AAAGTGATGATTTAGGAACTAGGTTCACTATACTCAACATGCTTTGCTATTGTCTTGAGCACGCAGATAAAAACCTACCCTTCAAAAGAAACCTACCTTACAAAAGCCCATCTAGCAGCAAG GGTGTCTTGAAGTTGCTTGTATCATCTCTACTGATACATGCGGTTCTAGTAATAATTTTCGGAATGGGGATGATTTTCATGAATACTCTCCAAGCCAAGGTTGCTTCTGTTCCCAATTTACATGTATCACAATCACATGGAGACATAGATTGCAATGCAACTACTGTTGATTCTGTGCCCGATCTTCAGCCTGAGGAATTGCAACCACATGTAAACGTAGATTGCCATGCAAGTGGGGTTGATTCTGTTCGCGATCTCCAACCCGAGACCCCCCAATCAGATGTAAATGTAGATTGGCGTACAATCCGACACTTATGGTCAGATGAATAA
- the LOC132606985 gene encoding uncharacterized protein LOC132606985 isoform X2, which produces MEEVHKKWIRNVYMDVLKSYEELQFHKDHLEEAKNKILSYTPGSRIEEVSGMKVSDYNIPKKTTLLLIGPRGSGKSSLVNKISRLFDDDPFTPERAQVSYSSNGDGTYFLQEYAIPRGSSSFCLYDTRGLSDDLSENKKMVKRWMRKGVCHGKLITRDSDDAHLKSKGRNRYCATETNVVNFLIFVVSGIQILQLMDTDDETKRQQTQAMATTFNNPLLSFKDEKPVVVLTHGDLLSLSDRTRIRMYLGQLLGIHPKKQIFDIPESDDLGTRFTILNMLCYCLEHADKNLPFKRNLPYKSPSSSKGVLKLLVSSLLIHAVLVIIFGMGMIFMNTLQAKVASVPNLHVSQSHGDIDCNATTVDSVPDLQPEELQPHVNVDCHASGVDSVRDLQPETPQSDVNVDWRTIRHLWSDE; this is translated from the exons ATGGAGGAGGTTCATAAAAAGTGGATAAGGAATGTATATATGGATGTCCTCAAGAGCTATGAGGAACTGCAGTTCCATAAGGACCATTTGGAGGAAGCCAAAAATAAAATCTTAAG CTACACTCCTGGATCACGAATTGAGGAGGTGAGTGGCATGAAAGTGAGTGATTACAATATACCAAAAAAGACGACACTCTTGTTGATTGGTCCGAGAGGATCTGGAAAAAGCAGTCTTGTTAACAAGATTTCCAGGCTATTTGATGATGATCCTTTTACACCAGAAAGAGCTCAAGTATCAT ATTCTTCTAATGGAGATGGGACATATTTTCTCCAAGAGTATGCGATACCAAGAGGTTCAAGTTCTTTCTGTTTGTATGACACACGTGGTTTGTCGGATGATTTGAGTGAAAATAAGAAAATGGTGAAGCGCTGGATGAGAAAGGGGGTTTGTCATGGGAAGCTAATAACAAG GGATTCTGATGATGCACATCTGAAGTCTAAAGGACGAAATAGATACTGTGCCACTGAGACCAATGTTGTTAATTTTCTCATATTTGTTGTTAGTGGGATCCAAATTCTGCAATTGATGGACACTGATGATGAAACAAAGAGGCAACAAACTCAAGCTATGGCTACAACTTTCAACAACCCTCTCTTGTCATTCAAAG ATGAAAAGCCAGTTGTTGTGCTAACGCATGGTGATTTACTTTCACTTTCGGATCGTACTCGCATCCGCATGTATTTGGGACAGCTGCTGGGTATCCATccgaagaaacaaatttttgacATCCCAG AAAGTGATGATTTAGGAACTAGGTTCACTATACTCAACATGCTTTGCTATTGTCTTGAGCACGCAGATAAAAACCTACCCTTCAAAAGAAACCTACCTTACAAAAGCCCATCTAGCAGCAAG GGTGTCTTGAAGTTGCTTGTATCATCTCTACTGATACATGCGGTTCTAGTAATAATTTTCGGAATGGGGATGATTTTCATGAATACTCTCCAAGCCAAGGTTGCTTCTGTTCCCAATTTACATGTATCACAATCACATGGAGACATAGATTGCAATGCAACTACTGTTGATTCTGTGCCCGATCTTCAGCCTGAGGAATTGCAACCACATGTAAACGTAGATTGCCATGCAAGTGGGGTTGATTCTGTTCGCGATCTCCAACCCGAGACCCCCCAATCAGATGTAAATGTAGATTGGCGTACAATCCGACACTTATGGTCAGATGAATAA
- the LOC132607010 gene encoding GTP cyclohydrolase 1, protein MGALDEGHYHAEIENEVNLELGFEGQPETVAIKDAVRVLLQGLGEDINREGIKKTPFRVAKALREGTRGYKQKVNDIVHGALFPEAGLEGGSGQAGGVGGLVIVRDLDLFSYCESCLLPFQVKCHVGYVPSGKRVVGLSKLSRVADIFAKRLQSPQRLADEVCTALQHGIKPTGVAVVLQCMHIHLPNFESAFLDSTSQGWVKIVATSGSGVFEDRDADVWTDFLSLLKFRGISIDNACPRTSDQTWCPSQISGRSGQANSAMANAVLSILKSLGEDPLREELVGTPSRFVKWFMNFRNSNLEMKLNGFVRNRIDTRSPSDQVGNFNICSELNLSFWSQCEHHLLPFQGVVHIGYHSLDGVNPVGRPLVQSVVHFYGFKLQVQERLTRQIAETVSSFLGEDIMVVVEANHTCMISRGIEKFGSNTATFAVLGRFSTDPAARAKFLQSLPDSCSAGK, encoded by the exons ATGGGCGCATTAGATGAGGGGCACTATCATGCAGAAATAGAGAATGAAGTGAATCTTGAACTTGGCTTTGAGGGTCAACCTGAAACAGTGGCAATTAAGGATGCTGTAAGAGTCCTTTTGCAGGGTTTGGGTGAAGATATCAATAGGGAAGGCATCAAGAAAACTCCTTTTCGTGTTGCTAAAGCTCTTCGTGAAGGAACTAGAG gTTACAAACAAAAAGTGAATGATATCGTTCATGGCGCTTTATTCCCTGAAGCTGGATTGGAAGGTGGAAGTGGTCAGGCTGGAGGAGTTGGTGGGCTCGTGATTGTTCGAGATCTTGATCTCTTCTCATACTGTGAGTCTTGCTTGCTTCCGTTCCAGGTTAAGTGTCATGTAGGTTATGTTCCATCTGGAAAAAGGGTAGTAGGACTAAGCAAGCTCTCCCGGGTTGCTGATATTTTTGCAAAACGGCTCCAAAGTCCACAACGCCTCGCTGATGAAGTTTGCACTGCTTTGCAGCATGGAATCAAGCCGACAGGTGTCGCTGTGGTTCTACAGTGTATGCATATTCATTTGCCAAATTTTGAATCAGCATTTCTCGACTCGACTTCCCAAGGATGGGTAAAGATAGTAGCTACCTCGGGTTCCGGTGTTTTTGAGGACCGGGACGCTGATGTTTGGACTGATTTTTTGAGTCTTCTGAAATTCCGAGGTATAAGCATAGACAATGCATGTCCTAGGACCTCCGACCAAACATGGTGCCCTTCTCAAATTTCTGGCAGGTCGGGACAAGCAAATTCAGCTATGGCAAATGCAGTGCTTTCGATACTTAAGTCTCTGGGCGAAGATCCATTGAGAGAAGAGCTTGTAGGAACCCCTTCACGCTTCGTGAAATGGTTCATGAATTTTAGAAACTCTAATTTGGAGATGAAACTGAATGGCTTTGTTCGAAATAGAATAGATACTCGTAGTCCTTCTGATCAGGTTGGTAATTTTAATATCTGCTCCGAGCTGAATTTGTCATTCTGGTCCCAGTGCGAACATCATCTACTTCCTTTTCAAGGCGTTGTGCACATTGGTTATCACTCTTTGGATGGAGTGAACCCTGTTGGAAGACCGCTAGTGCAATCAGTAGTACATTTTTATGGCTTTAAACTCCAAGTACAGGAGAGGCTTACCAGGCAGATAGCCGAGACTGTTTCATCGTTCTTAGGCGAAGACATAATGGTGGTTGTGGAAGCAAATCACACCTGTATGATATCTAGAGGAATCGAGAAGTTTGGAAGCAACACAGCCACATTTGCTGTGTTGGGTCGATTTTCCACAGACCCCGCTGCAAGAGCAAAATTTTTGCAGAGCCTCCCAGACTCTTGTTCTGCAGGAAAATGa
- the LOC132607035 gene encoding uncharacterized protein LOC132607035 — MERNSSVGAKPWSHHPHHHHHFQILHNCPLHSYMLQCNNHVPTCPLFSPSPVPQNPEQHITPVLLPEDLNIHISEPNDNFTDSRMKQDEDLDLEDEEPIFVLTDEWRDFFAKSEAKRRKAKKHAKKKGKSKVKDENAPALESDCDVKNESAICPEV, encoded by the exons ATGGAGAGAAATTCCTCAGTCGGTGCCAAGCCATGGAGTCATCATcctcatcaccatcatcattttcAGATATTACATAATTGTCCACTTCACAGCTACATGTTGCAGTGCAACAATCATGTACCAACATGCCCACTTTTCAGTCCTTCTCCAGTGCCGCAAAACCCTGAACAACACATTACACCTGTTTTATTGCCTGAGGATTTGAATATACATATTTCTGAGCCTAATGATAATTTTACCGACTCAAG AATGAAGCAAGATGAAGATCTGGACTTAGAAGATGAAGAGCCTATTTTCGTCCTTACAGATGAATGGAGAGATTTCTTTGCCAAATCTGAAGCTAAAAGGAGAAAAG CAAAAAAGCATGCTAAGAAGAAAGGGAAGAGTAAGGTCAAAGATGAGAACGCACCAGCATTGGAGAGTGATTGCGACGTGAAGAATGAATCTGCTATATGTCCAGAGGTCTAA